A genomic window from Pyxidicoccus trucidator includes:
- a CDS encoding chemotaxis protein CheB — protein sequence MAHRDIIVIGASMGGVEALSSLAQQLPRDLPAAVLVVLHLAPQHKSVLPDILSRAGELPARHPKDGEPLEPGRVYVAPNDRHLVVEPGKVRVVKGPRENGHRPAVDTLFRSAARAYGPRVVGVVLTGALDCGTAGLLAVKTQGGIAVVQDPQDAFCPDMPRSALEYVAVDHRVRLRELGPLLERLVATPVPPREKGRPRPSRQLEAEVKTLTLNEDTVAGAPPKYGTPSHYSCPDCGGVLFEMDEEGLLRFRCRTGHGYTSKALVAGQQQGVDEALWAALRALEESAALARRMAARARENNHPHSATRFEERAEAAEAQVLVLRELVLGGAMPDVETPPEDELSQRRRGEG from the coding sequence ATGGCCCATCGCGACATCATCGTCATCGGGGCGTCCATGGGGGGCGTCGAGGCGCTCTCCTCGCTCGCGCAGCAGCTTCCCAGGGATTTGCCCGCCGCGGTGCTGGTGGTGCTGCACCTGGCGCCGCAGCACAAGAGCGTGCTGCCGGACATCCTCTCCCGGGCGGGCGAGCTGCCCGCGCGTCACCCGAAGGACGGCGAGCCGCTCGAGCCCGGCCGGGTCTACGTGGCGCCGAACGACCGGCACCTGGTGGTGGAGCCCGGGAAGGTGCGGGTGGTGAAGGGGCCCCGGGAGAATGGGCATCGGCCGGCGGTGGACACGCTGTTCCGCTCGGCGGCGCGCGCCTACGGCCCTCGGGTGGTGGGCGTGGTGCTCACCGGGGCGCTGGACTGCGGCACGGCGGGGCTGCTGGCGGTGAAGACGCAGGGCGGCATCGCCGTGGTGCAGGACCCCCAGGACGCGTTCTGTCCGGACATGCCCCGCAGTGCCCTGGAGTACGTGGCGGTGGACCACCGCGTGCGGCTGAGGGAGCTGGGGCCGCTGCTGGAGCGACTGGTGGCCACGCCGGTGCCACCGCGCGAGAAGGGACGCCCGCGGCCCTCGCGACAGCTGGAGGCGGAAGTGAAGACCCTGACCTTGAACGAGGACACCGTGGCGGGAGCGCCACCGAAGTACGGGACGCCCTCGCACTACTCGTGCCCGGACTGTGGCGGAGTGCTCTTCGAGATGGACGAAGAGGGGCTGCTGCGCTTCCGGTGCCGCACCGGGCATGGCTACACCAGCAAGGCGCTGGTCGCCGGGCAGCAGCAGGGCGTCGACGAGGCGCTGTGGGCCGCGCTGCGCGCGCTGGAGGAGAGCGCGGCCCTGGCCCGGCGCATGGCCGCCCGCGCGCGGGAGAACAACCACCCGCACTCGGCGACCCGCTTCGAGGAGCGCGCGGAGGCGGCCGAGGCCCAGGTGCTCGTCCTGCGCGAGCTGGTGCTCGGCGGCGCTATGCCGGACGTCGAGACTCCGCCGGAAGACGAGCTCAGCCAGCGGCGGCGGGGCGAGGGGTGA
- a CDS encoding ABC transporter ATP-binding protein has product MVTPVVTTSGPSREPSTSKVLSVSTLRKAYGETVAVDGVSFDVGRSEIVGLLGPNGAGKTTTINMLLGVLEPTSGTIRIEGVDLARQRSQALERTNFAAVYSPLPGNLTVYQNLRVFGLIYGVKALAARITELLEEFDLVRFRDTRCGVLSSGEQTRVALAKAMLNRPQLLLLDEPTASLDPSTARDIRSRIRDFAAKGTGGVLWTSHNMYEVEEVCHRVLFLSRGKVLLEGDPRSLPGEHGKSSLEELFIAVAREPLALEKA; this is encoded by the coding sequence ATGGTGACTCCAGTCGTGACGACGTCCGGCCCCTCGCGGGAGCCCTCCACGTCGAAGGTGCTCTCGGTCTCCACGCTGCGAAAGGCCTACGGTGAAACTGTCGCCGTGGACGGCGTCTCGTTCGACGTGGGCCGGAGCGAGATTGTCGGGCTGCTCGGGCCGAATGGCGCGGGCAAGACGACGACCATCAACATGCTCCTCGGCGTGCTGGAGCCGACCTCCGGCACCATCCGAATCGAAGGGGTGGACCTCGCGAGGCAGCGCTCCCAGGCGCTCGAGCGCACCAACTTCGCCGCCGTCTACTCGCCGCTGCCGGGCAACCTCACCGTGTACCAGAACCTCCGCGTCTTCGGCCTCATCTACGGCGTGAAGGCCCTGGCCGCGCGAATCACCGAGCTGCTGGAGGAGTTCGACCTCGTGCGCTTCCGCGACACGCGCTGCGGCGTGCTGTCCTCGGGCGAGCAGACGCGCGTGGCCCTGGCCAAGGCCATGCTCAACCGGCCGCAGCTGCTGCTCCTCGACGAGCCCACCGCTTCGCTGGACCCGTCCACCGCGCGGGACATCCGCTCCCGCATCCGCGACTTCGCCGCGAAGGGCACCGGCGGCGTGCTGTGGACGTCCCACAACATGTACGAGGTGGAGGAGGTCTGCCACCGCGTGCTCTTCCTGTCGCGAGGAAAGGTCCTCCTCGAAGGCGACCCGAGGTCCCTGCCCGGCGAGCATGGCAAGTCGTCCCTCGAGGAGCTCTTCATCGCCGTGGCGCGCGAGCCGCTCGCGCTGGAGAAGGCCTGA
- a CDS encoding CheR family methyltransferase: protein MATRPARDNELEAILEKVRQTRNFDFRNYKRATLQRRIERRMTATRCRTRAAYLALLEREPQEVNTLVSSMLIKLTTFFRDREVWMGLDRVLRELAQRRRPDQELRIWSAGCATGEEAYSIAIAAAEALGPGYPGPELKVFGTDVEEAAVAFARRGIYSPAQLENVSKERLARWFTPAPGGYAVRKEIRRSVVFGVNNLVSDAPVSRIDLILCRNVFIYLDSELQKRVLGRFHFALRREGLLVLGRSELIPFAARLFEPLDLPHRIYRKDFRQEVPLTPQQRLMNLVEPDPLPSQPHAPPRELPRSPSRDVLDSQPCPLIATDLDGTVTLWNRAATRLWGYKEADVAGKKLASLGLPGLGQDLLVEQSARVRGGRSEREVVDGVFESMDREPVHLRVQVSPLRGPGSELQGLIYVAHDITALHGLEQNLQRATEELQASNLRLQSSNEELRASNEELETTNEELQSANEELQTTNEELQSTNEELETTNEELQSTNSELDATNRELAHRTEEMDALTFCQRTIIRTLSVAVLVLDAQGRITTWNLAAERLLGLTEREAVGQVLWTLRIPALKRALLQRLRKQLAEGRSVRQENVSYQLLHGGLGHATVVATPLVTDSVMLGAVILFEDTTRVTALTKENRELKERRGK, encoded by the coding sequence ATGGCGACCCGTCCCGCGCGCGACAACGAGCTCGAAGCCATCCTGGAGAAGGTGCGGCAGACGCGGAACTTCGACTTCCGCAACTACAAGCGCGCCACGCTGCAGCGGCGGATTGAGCGGCGCATGACGGCCACGCGCTGCCGCACCCGGGCTGCCTACCTGGCCCTGCTGGAGCGCGAGCCGCAGGAGGTCAACACGCTCGTCTCCTCCATGCTCATCAAGCTCACCACGTTCTTCCGGGACCGGGAGGTGTGGATGGGATTGGACCGGGTGCTGCGCGAGCTGGCGCAGCGCCGCCGGCCGGACCAGGAGCTGCGCATCTGGAGCGCCGGCTGCGCCACGGGCGAGGAGGCCTACTCCATCGCCATCGCCGCCGCGGAGGCCCTCGGGCCCGGCTACCCGGGCCCCGAGCTGAAGGTCTTCGGCACCGACGTGGAGGAGGCCGCCGTCGCCTTCGCGCGCCGGGGCATCTACTCGCCGGCCCAGCTGGAGAACGTCTCCAAGGAGCGGCTCGCCCGCTGGTTCACCCCCGCGCCCGGCGGCTACGCGGTGCGCAAGGAGATTCGCCGCTCGGTGGTGTTCGGCGTCAACAACCTGGTGTCGGACGCGCCCGTCTCGCGCATCGACCTCATCCTCTGCCGCAACGTCTTCATCTACCTGGACTCGGAGCTGCAGAAGCGCGTGCTGGGCCGCTTCCACTTCGCGCTGCGGCGCGAAGGGCTGCTGGTGCTGGGCCGCTCGGAGCTCATCCCCTTCGCGGCGCGCCTCTTCGAGCCGCTGGACCTGCCGCACCGCATCTACCGGAAGGACTTCCGCCAGGAGGTGCCCCTCACCCCGCAGCAGCGGCTGATGAACCTGGTGGAGCCGGACCCGCTGCCCTCGCAGCCGCACGCGCCCCCGCGCGAGCTGCCGCGCTCGCCGTCGCGGGACGTGCTCGACTCGCAGCCCTGCCCGCTCATCGCCACGGACCTGGACGGCACGGTGACGCTGTGGAACCGGGCCGCCACCCGGCTGTGGGGCTACAAGGAAGCGGACGTCGCCGGCAAGAAGCTGGCCTCGCTGGGCCTGCCCGGCCTGGGCCAGGATTTGCTGGTGGAGCAGAGCGCGCGGGTGCGCGGCGGCCGCTCGGAGCGCGAGGTCGTCGACGGCGTCTTCGAGTCGATGGACCGCGAGCCGGTGCACCTGCGCGTCCAGGTGAGCCCCCTGCGCGGCCCCGGGAGCGAGCTCCAGGGCCTCATCTACGTGGCCCACGACATCACCGCCCTCCACGGCCTGGAGCAGAACCTCCAGCGCGCCACCGAGGAGCTGCAGGCCAGCAACCTGCGCCTGCAGTCCTCCAACGAGGAGCTGCGCGCCTCCAACGAGGAGCTGGAGACGACGAACGAGGAGCTCCAGTCCGCCAACGAGGAGCTGCAGACGACCAACGAGGAGCTCCAGTCCACCAACGAGGAGCTGGAGACGACGAACGAGGAGCTCCAGTCCACCAACTCCGAGCTGGACGCCACCAACCGCGAGCTGGCCCACCGCACCGAGGAGATGGACGCGCTGACCTTCTGCCAGCGCACCATCATCCGCACCCTCTCCGTGGCGGTGCTGGTGCTGGACGCCCAGGGCCGCATCACCACCTGGAACCTGGCCGCGGAGCGGCTGCTGGGCCTCACCGAGCGCGAGGCGGTGGGACAGGTGTTGTGGACGCTGCGCATCCCCGCCCTCAAGCGGGCCCTGCTGCAGCGGCTGCGCAAGCAGCTGGCGGAAGGCCGCTCGGTGCGCCAGGAGAACGTCAGCTACCAGCTCCTCCACGGAGGCCTGGGCCACGCCACCGTGGTGGCCACGCCGCTCGTCACGGACTCGGTGATGCTGGGCGCCGTCATCCTCTTCGAGGACACCACCCGGGTGACGGCGCTGACGAAGGAGAACCGCGAGCTGAAGGAGCGCAGAGGAAAATGA
- a CDS encoding serine/threonine-protein kinase — protein MFAQSAIANCSCVPSHADLSECPTWVRTHRDTPVDGGTMLFAGGTPAGVVAAHTPVPVPFQLVGKQLGHFRLLKELGRGGMGTVLLAEHALIQKRVAIKVLHAHLAQDPDLVARFLSEARTLTLVQHENVVTLYDLDTRDGRPYLVMEYLEGQSLASFAKGALSPAVTVELLTQVCDALGAAHAHGIVHRDLKPANVFLVPLPQGRQRVKLLDFGIAKLLSRPAGQLTTEAGMLLGTPEFMAPEQCGDAPVDARTDIYAAGVLGYFLLTGQVPFAGRTAAEVLIGHLQKTPVPPHQVNPAVPPALSRVVLRALAKRPADRYASAAELRAALAASLTAAPEPAAPVTFSARVRVAGAPHSQELRCEWMGRAGLFLHSEGAPPPLLSDVGLLLRLPGGELGCTGQVVRHVTAEQARAWRMVPGFGVQLRDTSPEFQEALVRMKSGARLEPPTPVPVSGQEDAVADRALKGFRSRLSGDHYTALDLPRDASSEAVRSAVQKARTALEPLKTRTLSLGQRAQLERAEERVSAAFHVLGHVERRAEYDAGLGNVEGVERCLAAGLTVTALEGCRRRFLLANPGRDGRAAVHRLSGDALSSVSRFEEALAAYEAAVRLDPLDLEGLKRWRSLRARLRGSTPVPR, from the coding sequence GTGTTCGCTCAATCCGCCATCGCCAACTGCTCCTGCGTGCCCTCCCACGCCGACCTCAGCGAGTGCCCCACGTGGGTGCGCACGCATCGGGACACTCCCGTGGACGGGGGCACGATGCTGTTCGCCGGGGGGACGCCCGCGGGTGTCGTGGCGGCGCACACTCCGGTGCCCGTGCCCTTCCAGTTGGTAGGAAAGCAGCTCGGCCACTTCCGGCTGCTGAAGGAGCTGGGCCGGGGCGGCATGGGCACGGTGCTGCTGGCCGAGCACGCCCTCATCCAGAAGCGCGTGGCCATCAAGGTGCTCCACGCGCACCTCGCGCAGGACCCGGACCTCGTCGCGCGCTTCCTCTCCGAGGCGCGCACGCTGACGCTCGTCCAGCACGAGAATGTCGTCACGCTCTACGATTTGGACACGCGCGACGGGCGCCCCTACCTCGTCATGGAGTACCTGGAGGGGCAGAGCCTGGCGTCCTTCGCCAAGGGGGCGCTGTCGCCCGCCGTGACGGTGGAGCTGCTCACGCAGGTGTGTGACGCGCTCGGCGCCGCGCACGCGCACGGCATCGTCCACCGCGACTTGAAGCCCGCCAACGTCTTCCTCGTGCCGCTGCCCCAGGGGCGCCAGCGCGTGAAGCTGCTGGACTTCGGCATCGCCAAGCTGCTGTCGCGGCCGGCGGGGCAGCTCACCACCGAAGCGGGCATGCTGCTGGGCACCCCGGAGTTCATGGCCCCCGAGCAGTGCGGCGACGCGCCGGTGGACGCGCGCACCGACATCTACGCGGCGGGCGTGCTGGGCTACTTCCTCCTCACCGGGCAGGTGCCCTTCGCGGGGCGCACGGCGGCGGAGGTGCTCATCGGCCACCTGCAGAAGACGCCGGTGCCGCCGCACCAGGTGAACCCGGCGGTGCCCCCGGCGCTGTCGCGCGTGGTGCTGCGCGCGCTGGCCAAGCGCCCCGCGGACCGCTACGCCAGCGCCGCCGAGCTGCGCGCGGCCCTGGCGGCCTCGCTCACCGCCGCGCCCGAGCCCGCCGCGCCCGTCACCTTCTCCGCCCGCGTGCGCGTGGCCGGAGCGCCGCACTCGCAGGAGCTGCGCTGTGAGTGGATGGGCCGCGCCGGCCTCTTCCTCCACTCCGAGGGCGCTCCGCCGCCGCTGCTGTCCGACGTGGGGCTGCTGTTGCGGCTGCCCGGCGGTGAGCTGGGCTGCACGGGGCAGGTGGTGCGCCACGTCACCGCGGAGCAGGCGCGCGCCTGGCGCATGGTGCCCGGCTTCGGCGTGCAGCTGCGCGACACCTCTCCCGAGTTCCAGGAGGCCCTGGTCCGCATGAAGTCCGGCGCGCGGCTGGAGCCGCCCACGCCGGTGCCCGTCTCCGGACAGGAGGACGCGGTGGCGGACCGCGCCCTCAAGGGCTTCCGCTCCCGGCTGTCGGGAGACCACTACACCGCGCTGGACCTGCCCCGCGACGCCTCCTCCGAGGCGGTGCGGAGCGCCGTGCAGAAGGCGCGCACCGCGCTGGAGCCGCTGAAGACGCGCACCCTCTCCCTGGGCCAGCGCGCCCAGCTGGAGCGGGCGGAGGAGCGGGTGTCGGCGGCCTTCCACGTGCTGGGCCACGTGGAGCGGCGCGCGGAGTACGACGCGGGGCTGGGCAACGTGGAGGGCGTGGAGCGCTGCCTCGCCGCCGGCCTCACCGTCACCGCCCTGGAGGGCTGCCGCCGCCGCTTCCTCCTGGCCAACCCCGGCCGGGATGGCCGCGCCGCCGTGCACCGGCTGTCCGGGGACGCGCTCTCGTCCGTGTCCCGGTTCGAGGAGGCACTCGCCGCCTACGAGGCCGCCGTGCGGTTGGACCCGCTCGACCTGGAGGGGCTCAAGCGCTGGCGCTCGCTCCGGGCGCGGCTGCGCGGCAGCACGCCCGTCCCCCGGTAG
- a CDS encoding ABC transporter permease, translated as MHPSRVYAIALRHFYLLRGSVARFLPLFAWVAIDMVLWGFMSRYLNTVSAPGVDFVHTLLGAVLLWDFFTRVMQGVTMVFFEDVWSRNFLNIFATPLSISEYVGGLVLSSIITSGVGLAVMLVLASTVFGLSFAAFGVMFVPFLLVLFLFGIAIGIFGCAVVLRLGPASEWFVWPIPALISPFAGVFYPLSTLPEWMRTVSWLLPPSYVFEGMRTLVAGGSFSGTALLWGGGLAVAQILLASAFFSRVHRHAVRTGLIARYSAESLS; from the coding sequence ATGCACCCGTCCCGCGTCTACGCCATCGCCCTGCGCCACTTCTACCTGCTGCGCGGCAGCGTCGCACGCTTCCTGCCGCTCTTCGCGTGGGTGGCCATCGACATGGTGCTGTGGGGCTTCATGAGCCGCTACCTCAACACCGTGTCCGCCCCCGGCGTCGACTTCGTCCACACGCTGCTGGGCGCCGTGCTCCTCTGGGACTTCTTCACCCGCGTCATGCAGGGCGTGACGATGGTGTTCTTCGAGGACGTCTGGTCCCGCAACTTCCTCAATATCTTCGCCACGCCGCTCTCCATCTCCGAGTACGTCGGCGGGCTCGTGCTCTCCAGCATCATCACCAGCGGGGTGGGGCTCGCGGTGATGCTCGTCCTCGCCAGCACCGTGTTCGGCCTGTCCTTCGCCGCCTTCGGAGTGATGTTCGTGCCCTTCCTGCTGGTGCTGTTCCTCTTCGGCATCGCCATCGGCATCTTCGGCTGCGCGGTGGTGCTGCGGCTGGGTCCGGCCTCGGAGTGGTTCGTCTGGCCCATCCCCGCGCTCATCTCCCCGTTCGCCGGCGTCTTCTACCCGCTGTCGACGCTGCCCGAGTGGATGCGCACCGTGTCCTGGCTCCTGCCGCCCTCGTACGTCTTCGAGGGCATGCGCACGCTCGTCGCGGGAGGCTCCTTCTCCGGCACCGCGCTGCTGTGGGGCGGAGGGCTGGCGGTGGCGCAGATACTGCTCGCCAGTGCGTTCTTCTCGCGTGTCCACCGACATGCCGTCCGCACCGGCCTCATCGCCCGCTACAGCGCCGAGAGCCTGAGCTAA
- a CDS encoding ABC1 kinase family protein, which translates to MPSDSDDTLPPQGRFTRMRKLAGLSMQVGSEVLKSGAKRLAGGTPELLSKGAAEKLVSTLGELKGAAMKLGQAISMDPDLLTPEVRQVLARLQNQAPAMAYEQVARVVREELDAPPEEAFREFSREPLAAASLGQVHRAVLPDGRPVAVKVQYPGIAESMAQDLQNLGMVVKTVSFASKLMDGTAYFQEFRDELLLELDYRREAALARGFARSVAPLKDLHVPEVVDSHSAGRVLTLELLEGLTLKDWVLTGASNEERFRVASQLIRATYGPFFGAGEIHADPHPGNYMVMPDGRLGLLDFGSIKRFSPRFVDANQRMFQHAMKLEPMDVLGLSRDVGFTTELPDAEAAELIREVLHIAGRPMRLTPYDYATCEITRDMRNHFARNAPRFLKIKPPAEAVMFFRSTGGLAQNLRLIGAKGDFRAVFLRLAEQLG; encoded by the coding sequence ATGCCCTCCGACTCCGACGACACGCTGCCCCCGCAGGGGCGGTTCACCCGAATGCGCAAGCTGGCGGGCCTCTCCATGCAGGTGGGCTCGGAGGTGCTCAAGAGCGGAGCGAAGCGCCTGGCGGGGGGCACGCCGGAGCTGCTCAGCAAGGGGGCCGCGGAGAAGCTGGTCTCCACCCTGGGCGAGTTGAAGGGCGCGGCCATGAAGCTGGGCCAGGCCATCTCCATGGACCCGGACCTGCTCACCCCCGAGGTGCGGCAGGTGCTCGCCCGCCTCCAGAACCAGGCCCCCGCCATGGCGTACGAGCAGGTGGCCCGCGTGGTGCGCGAGGAGCTGGACGCCCCGCCGGAGGAGGCCTTCCGCGAGTTCAGCCGCGAGCCCCTGGCCGCCGCGTCGCTGGGGCAGGTGCACCGCGCCGTGCTGCCCGACGGGCGCCCCGTCGCGGTGAAGGTGCAGTACCCCGGCATCGCCGAGTCCATGGCCCAGGACCTCCAGAACCTGGGCATGGTGGTGAAGACGGTGTCCTTCGCGTCGAAGCTGATGGACGGCACCGCCTACTTCCAGGAGTTCCGCGACGAGCTGCTGCTGGAGCTGGACTACCGCCGCGAGGCGGCGCTGGCCCGGGGCTTCGCGCGCAGCGTGGCGCCGCTGAAGGACCTGCACGTGCCCGAAGTCGTGGACAGCCACAGCGCCGGGCGCGTGCTGACGCTGGAGCTGCTGGAGGGGCTCACCCTCAAGGACTGGGTCCTCACCGGCGCCTCCAACGAGGAGCGCTTCCGCGTGGCCAGCCAGCTCATCCGCGCCACCTACGGGCCCTTCTTCGGCGCGGGCGAAATCCACGCCGACCCGCACCCGGGCAACTACATGGTGATGCCGGACGGGCGGCTGGGCCTGCTGGACTTCGGCAGCATCAAGCGCTTCAGCCCGCGCTTCGTGGACGCCAACCAGCGCATGTTCCAGCACGCCATGAAGCTGGAGCCCATGGACGTGCTGGGGCTCAGCAGGGACGTGGGCTTCACCACGGAGCTGCCCGACGCGGAGGCCGCCGAGCTCATTCGCGAGGTGCTCCACATCGCCGGGCGTCCCATGCGCCTGACGCCGTACGACTACGCGACGTGTGAAATCACCCGCGACATGCGCAACCACTTCGCGCGCAACGCGCCGCGCTTCCTCAAAATCAAGCCGCCCGCGGAGGCGGTGATGTTCTTCCGCTCCACCGGAGGCCTGGCGCAGAACCTGCGGCTCATCGGCGCGAAGGGGGACTTCCGCGCCGTCTTCCTGCGGCTGGCGGAGCAGCTGGGCTGA
- a CDS encoding response regulator, producing MSELKIRVLIVDDDQDQLALAERTLSAYGFEVRTHRSSLGVSNLVRTSAPDLVLLDVNIPALTGDKVLALARSQAPAGTKFILYSASDESTLRALAKASGADGYITKSVQGEELAQRLSALHQKARAEETTPANR from the coding sequence ATGTCGGAGCTGAAGATCCGGGTCCTGATCGTGGATGATGATCAGGACCAGCTCGCGCTGGCCGAGCGCACGCTGTCCGCCTACGGCTTTGAAGTCCGCACGCACCGCTCCTCGCTGGGGGTGTCGAACCTGGTGCGCACGTCGGCGCCGGACCTGGTGTTGCTGGACGTGAACATCCCCGCGCTCACCGGTGACAAGGTGCTGGCGCTGGCGCGCTCCCAGGCCCCGGCGGGCACGAAGTTCATCCTCTACTCCGCCTCGGACGAGTCCACGCTGCGCGCGCTGGCGAAGGCGTCCGGCGCGGACGGCTACATCACCAAGAGCGTGCAGGGCGAGGAGCTGGCGCAGCGGCTGTCGGCGCTCCACCAGAAGGCCCGCGCGGAAGAGACCACGCCGGCCAACCGGTAG
- a CDS encoding response regulator transcription factor: MVGERIRVAILEDQQVFRECLVAVLEGAGMEVVASCAQTAPFLARVREATPDVAMLDLRLEVPGRDEAASGLTALQCLHDFYPGVKSLVMSGNQETQLVEQCLSVGAAGYLWKQSVGLNEVVEAVRRVARGERLLPVGLAWTSPLQGFQPQQEVVSTGGELGKLTLREREVLGYIAAGADNLKIAACLGITERTVKAHITSIYKKLGPENRTQLAVLACQLGVQRPATV, encoded by the coding sequence ATGGTGGGAGAGCGAATCCGGGTGGCCATCCTGGAGGACCAGCAGGTCTTCCGGGAGTGTCTGGTGGCCGTGCTGGAAGGGGCGGGCATGGAAGTGGTGGCGAGCTGCGCGCAGACGGCGCCCTTCCTGGCGCGGGTCCGCGAGGCGACGCCTGACGTGGCGATGCTGGACCTGCGGCTCGAGGTACCCGGGCGCGACGAGGCGGCCAGCGGGCTCACGGCGCTGCAGTGCCTGCACGACTTCTACCCCGGCGTGAAGTCGCTGGTGATGTCGGGCAACCAGGAGACCCAGCTGGTGGAGCAGTGTCTGAGCGTGGGCGCGGCCGGGTACCTGTGGAAGCAGAGCGTGGGGCTCAACGAGGTGGTGGAGGCGGTGCGGCGGGTGGCGCGCGGTGAGCGGCTGCTGCCGGTGGGGCTGGCGTGGACGTCACCCCTCCAGGGCTTCCAGCCGCAGCAGGAAGTGGTGTCCACGGGTGGCGAGCTGGGCAAGCTGACGCTGCGCGAGCGCGAGGTGCTGGGCTACATCGCCGCGGGCGCGGACAACCTGAAGATTGCCGCGTGCCTGGGCATCACCGAGCGCACGGTGAAGGCCCACATCACCAGCATCTACAAGAAGCTGGGCCCGGAGAACCGCACGCAGCTGGCCGTGCTGGCGTGTCAGCTGGGCGTGCAGCGTCCGGCCACCGTCTAG
- a CDS encoding sensor histidine kinase has protein sequence MSPPRPPPRADGEEANTPLLRKYQQLLQKHDALVRRLAEHNVEHISTFKLSSWALETSASGLTLLRGGRVVLANSRWHELARWPGPWRWRGGADGEAPRSVRTLREVAIQETAAMLSAGGPRVIRYGQEAGGRVVEVSTERLAAPGEVLVLVLARDITEQARAEEELEQARAVLAQREHLRALGEMAAGIAHDLNNTLNAMRLRLELLGRHPAVAAAPPAHMDALVRIVTDASTRISRLQSFARQQPEGSTELVRLDTLVHDALDIARGDIDHRATREGVRVHVEVDLAPLPPVRGSATDLRFVFINLLLNARDAMPRGGTIRVRGRHEGGHVIITVEDEGTGIPPEHLGDIFRPFFSTKGDKGTGLGLSMAYGVVSRAGGTLIAANRRQGGALFTLSFPTVEPAAPVTPGAARKPRQRAAAPRRGGRARAKKKRS, from the coding sequence ATGAGCCCCCCCCGGCCACCGCCGCGCGCGGACGGGGAGGAGGCCAACACCCCGCTGCTGCGCAAGTACCAACAGCTGCTCCAGAAGCATGACGCGCTGGTGCGCCGGTTGGCGGAGCACAACGTCGAGCACATCTCCACCTTCAAGCTGTCCTCCTGGGCGCTGGAGACGAGCGCCAGCGGGCTGACGCTGCTGCGCGGCGGCAGGGTGGTGCTGGCCAACTCGCGCTGGCACGAGCTGGCCCGCTGGCCCGGCCCCTGGCGCTGGCGGGGCGGCGCGGACGGCGAGGCGCCCCGCTCGGTCCGCACGCTGCGGGAGGTGGCCATCCAGGAGACCGCCGCCATGCTGTCCGCGGGCGGCCCGCGCGTCATCCGCTACGGCCAGGAGGCGGGCGGGCGGGTGGTGGAGGTGAGCACGGAGCGGTTGGCCGCGCCCGGCGAGGTGCTGGTGCTGGTGCTGGCCCGCGACATCACCGAGCAGGCCCGGGCGGAGGAGGAGCTGGAGCAGGCCCGGGCGGTGCTGGCCCAGCGCGAGCACCTGCGCGCCCTGGGAGAGATGGCGGCCGGCATCGCCCATGACCTGAACAACACCCTCAACGCCATGCGGCTGCGGCTGGAGCTGCTGGGCCGGCACCCGGCGGTCGCCGCCGCGCCTCCCGCGCATATGGACGCGCTGGTGCGCATCGTCACGGACGCGAGCACCCGCATCAGCCGCCTGCAGTCCTTCGCGCGCCAGCAGCCGGAGGGCTCCACCGAGCTGGTGCGGCTCGACACGTTGGTGCATGACGCGCTGGACATCGCCCGGGGGGACATCGACCACCGCGCCACCCGCGAGGGGGTGCGAGTCCACGTCGAGGTGGACCTGGCGCCGCTGCCTCCCGTGCGGGGCAGCGCGACGGACCTGCGCTTCGTCTTCATCAACCTGCTGCTCAACGCGCGCGACGCCATGCCCCGGGGTGGCACCATCCGGGTGCGCGGACGCCACGAGGGGGGCCACGTCATCATCACCGTGGAGGACGAGGGCACCGGCATTCCCCCCGAGCACCTGGGCGACATCTTCCGGCCCTTCTTCAGCACCAAGGGAGACAAGGGCACCGGCCTGGGCCTGTCCATGGCCTATGGCGTGGTGTCCCGAGCGGGGGGCACCCTCATCGCGGCCAACCGGCGGCAGGGGGGCGCCCTCTTCACCCTCTCGTTTCCCACCGTGGAGCCGGCCGCCCCCGTGACTCCGGGCGCGGCCCGGAAGCCCCGTCAACGCGCCGCCGCCCCCCGTCGCGGCGGGCGGGCACGCGCCAAGAAGAAGCGCTCCTGA